agaatattactacaaataaaaaattcggtcgaaaaaataaaaatacatatcTACAAATCCAGCCTCTTGACATTCCAAGTATGGTCAACGCGTTTCTTTTAATGGATGTTACAAGGCCGGTCAGCTACCCAAAGCGAaatggaaaggaaaggaaatccGATTTCTCGACATCCCAAAAACCAAATCCAGGAAACCCAAGGGGAGCAGTGGGGGCCCACAGGTATCGTCGTGGCCGGGCCCGCACGTGGGGCCCAGCCCGCCTGCCCCCGGGCCGAATCCTATAAGAGTCGAGGGTCCACTTGCGCCCacacctccgcctccctcctctcctctcctctcttctgcTCGACAGCCAACTCGAAACTCGCAACCGAAGCCGAGAGCTCGGCGAGGCCTGCGCGTTCcacccgcgcggcggcggaggcggcggcggcggcggaggaggaggctgctgtGGGGAAGGGctccgggaggggaggggggatccAACCGAGTATCCgagggggcgcggcgcggcgccgtcaTGAGGCGCTCCTCGAagaagtcgtcgtcgtccgccgcggcggccaccgccggtaACGCCCTCCTTCGCCCTCGGATCCTCCGTTtcccccctctttctctctcgtaTTTGTTGAGATGATCGGGGCTGGCGGGTCGGGCCGGGCCCGGGGCCCGATTGCTTTGCCTGCTGCGAGATTTGGTCGGTTCTGTGCTCTTCTCCTCGGGGGAAGATCCAATCTCGAGTTGATGATGGATGGACTCTGCCCTGCCATGCCCTAGGTTTATGCTGCGTTGATGGCGTGTTGATTGATGACATATTGGCCTGTTGGGGTTTGGATCGCGCGTGTACGAGATTGGATTGGATGGGGGTCGTGTGTAGATTGGGGATGTGGAATTCGATGTAGGCTTGCTCCTGGGTTAACGGATTTATTTTTGTAGTGAACTTGATAAAATTTGGCAGGGTGGCCGGCCATGCTCTGAACCTGTTTGTAAGCAAGCCTAGATTGAGCTGTTTATAAAATATTACGGTCTGCGTTATGTTTCCATGATGCAAATTTACAATTACGTTAGTTTATTAGGGGTTTAGGGTTATTAGGCCATATGTGAACCACTTCAAGTGTTATGAGGTAAAACAAAgtgcaaaaactttcttctATCTGAAGAAGCTAGccctaaataattaaattaatggaGATGAACACCAATATCAGCGATTAGTTGTGATGCCAACTGAAGATTGGAAGAGGCTGCCAATAAAAATGAGATGATGTCTAGAATTCACTGCCTTAAGAGTTTTCAATCCTATGATGTTACTTTAAAAGCCTGTTTTGACTGGTTGGGTAGTTGTCCGTGCAATCATGTGTTAGTGGAAGTTCCTGGTAAAATTTGTCACTAGCTCTAATTGTGTCTTAGCTGGCTTTGATTCATGCATTTTATGGGTTGACATGCTTGTTGGAATTTCCTGTTTTTCAAATGCGTGAGCTTAGGAAATCCCTTGTTCTCTTTCTGAGGGTATACATACTTGAATGAATACTAAACAAACGGTTATATTTAGGTGATGTACaagtaaatgaaaaacaaaacagaaaaagaaaaggagtcaGTACAAACCTGACCAGCAGGAAAGCACAATGTGGTGAGATGAACTGATTCCTTTTCTTTCTGTTATTACTCATCTAATTTTTTGTATTTATCCATCTTGGGTGTAATAATGTTGCGGTGGGTGTGGCTGGATGATTTATCTTCCTACACAAACATATGTGAATACATATTGTCTTGGACATTTCAGAATTATATGTTGTCAGTCTTACCTTTACAGACTGTTTTGGATTACTCATTTTTAAACTCTGGAGTAATTCTTGCATATGCATGTGACTTGGCAGCATTTTTATGTACCTTCCTACTTGTTTAGTGAAATCTTGCAGCAGTTGTAATGTTATTCAGCTAACTGATATATGTCAAGCTATTGTTTGTTTCCCTGAGTTTGTTTCTTTTAAAGGCTATTATTATGAAATAATATAACTACCAAATGCATGCATATCTTTTGTTGTCGCAAGTTCTGCAATAATAATATATGGTGTGTCTTATCTTCGTACCAttaagagatagagatatacaGTGATCTTCAGCAAACAATATGTCTGTTTAGGTTAACGCGCTTTCATTATCATATCAGGTACAACTAGGGGAGTTTCAAAGGAAATTGAACGGATCGACCAACTTTTCTATACCTATGCTGACAGCTCATCGGGCATGATTGAGTATGTTTTTTACCCATGTTTGCTCTTTTGCCAGCATTATTTTTTGCTGCTCATCACGGCCATCTTCTGTCTTGTAGATGCGCTATCTTTCATGCTCTACTAATTTGTTAAAATGCTGAACTAGTATTTTCAATCTTAGTGTCCTCTACTGCTGATACTGCTGCATTTTGACAGCTAAGTACAAAATGAGATGCTGATTGGCAGACATAACATTCTACAAAATGGTTTCAAATTTCAAGTGCAACTAAAATACAAACATATACAGTGACACATGATGACTCTAATTGTAATAGCTAGGTGGCTACAATCAGTAGAACCATAAGTTACATGTACCAACTAATTTTGCACAATTTGGGAATGGGACTACCTATATTTATGCCGCCATATAAAACATGAAGAAAATAGTTCCCTAAATTACAttgcatatgtaattttagtgagtgtatttacaatgtaagtcccaaaattacatatgtaagtagaTGTAAATAGAAGATGCTAGTGCAAATTCAATGAGAAACTAATGTATAACTAGGGGCAGCAGGGTTGTAGTACAGATCGAATAGCTACAGACTTAGCAAATCAAATGACCGTTAAATGCAAGCATTGATAGCCGCAGCACGAATCTACATGATATCCAAGGGCCAGATTAACCGACTGTGATCAAGTTAATTTTGTGTTGCCATAAATATAGACGTTTGGGAATTTGGGGAATTGGCGTGGCATAATGTGATTAATTCCCTGAGAATATTACATACTCAACACAATGATGAGTTGGATTCTTTAGCACATATGCTGTGGAGTTCACTCTAACAATTGAAATCAAACTCCAGCTAACAAGGATGCTTGTTTTTCTCTTCCAAATATATTTGTATCGGTGGGTTTACCTCCTAACTCTTGACTGTTTGTCATATTAATGACTGTCACTTTTACCTGAGATCATGCTTCAAGCTTTTTATTGTACTTAATGGATACAGGTTTGTTTAAAATGGCTTAATTATATCGACTTTAttctgtcaattttttgccTACATATTTTATTTCCTGCTCTGATGAAATCACGTATGAACTGAACGCTCAgtaagttgttttttttgtccatttcAACAGTCCAGAAGGCATCGAAACACTCTGTTCTCACCTTGAAGTTCCTCATACAGATGTCCGGATTCTGATGTTAGCATGGTATGCCATTGTTTTATAGAGTTCGATAAATGCTAACCCTTTGGTTGACATATCTAATAAAAagccttatatttttttatcaggaAAATGGGGTGCGAAAAGCAAGGGTATTTTACTTTGGTATGCATTGTTTCTGCGCTGTTTTAGTTGTTATAGTCCAATATTTACCAGTAGTGTCATACTGACCATTTGAGTTGACTGATGGAATTCTGTTATCAGGATGAATGGCGGTCAGGATTGAAAGCTCTGCGAGCTGATACTATCAACAAATTGAAGAAAGCATTTCCAGAACTGGtgcaagaagtgagttttttcacTTCAAATATATTAATGGATACTGAAATATATTTGGAAGGTGCTATATTTTACCGGTGGTTAGTCCTATATAGAGTTTTCTAGGATAGGATCTCAGTAGCAAGGCTTGCAAGTTTATCATGCTATTGCTAGGGAATACTGTCCTATGCGATAACCAATGTTGCAACTTGTGAttgtattaaaataattttgtCATTATAAGTGATGATGAGTTTGGTTATATTGTAATTGAATGTAATCTGCTTTACAAATCTAGGTTACAAGGCCATCAAATTTCCAGGATTTCTATCCATATGCCTTTCGTTACTGCCTGACAGGTATTATTGCTTGATATATTTTACTCACTTTACTGATTTTCATTTCATAGAAAACTTATCTTTGGTTTTGTTTGGCCAGAGGATAAGAAGAAGTGTATAGAAATACCAGTTGCTTGTGAGCTGCTGAATCTAGTATTGGGGTTGCAGTTTCGCCCCCAGGTTGACAAACTTGTTAACTACCTCAAGGTATTGATTGATTATACTTTTGGTTCATTAGGTAGGTCCCTTTCTTCTGTGGGACTTTTAATGGTTAACAGCTTACCGTTTTGAAACTGTGTAGCACCAAAGTGAATACAAGGTGATAAACATGGACCAGTGGATGGGCTTTCTTCGTTTCTGCAATGAGGTCATGTTTCATACCATCTTATTTTGTTCCCTGCTTATTTCATTTTCCAGGAGGCTAAAACATGCTTTTGAAGTGCTCGTACCAAATTTACACATTTCTTTTTCATCACTGCTGATATGTTATCCTTTTTTACTGCAGATAAACTTCCCATCACTTGACAATTATGATTCAGACCTTGCTTGGCCTCTTATTTTGGACAATTTTGTTGAATGGTTACGAGAAAATAAAAGTTAGCTCTCTTTTATTCAAGTGCTGGTGAAGATGTGGTTCAAATGTAGTATTCAAGAATGTAAGTGAACTGCCTACCCTTTTACTCAAATTTTTGCTATACTAAAAAATGTGGGGCGAGGGCATGTAGCCTattggttgcagtgacctgagtagcatcCCAACGtgctgagttcaaatctccattgGAGTGAATTTCACATTGGGTTGTTTACAGGGCTAAGTTCCAGTTGGATGTAGAAGCCAGGCAAAAATacccttatctaaaaaaaacaactaaaaagTGTGGTAGGATATGCAATCCATGGTCCACGATTCATTCCCGTTTTATCTATTGTTGTTTCTTGACAGAGGTATTAGAAAGGTTGCCCTCTCGATTATTTAAGAGCTTGCATAGAGTAAATGGTGAATTTGCAAGGATAACTTTGAGGTGCATGGAATAAGATATGTGGCAGCTAGTAAAAGAAACAATTCTGTAATTGCATGAATGTCTATTACTGAATTGCATGTAATTGGCCATAGTTCTCTATATTAATaagccagttttttttttcatttttttgttatacatatttcaggctttcagcacCTTGGGGGGCCTCTGAAGGATGCAATTTCAGTTTTCGTAGTTCTGTGGTGGAGGCTGGTTTCAGAATGATCATTCAATCGCCTTCTTATCTTGTCTTTTTCTTTCCCCATTTTtgaagctagaaaaaaaaagtttgaagaGATGTCATCTTGAAATTTTGCTTGGATATGCTCTATATTTGTGAGACTCAATGCTATTATTGCATTGGATGGGTTTTTTTTAGGTATAGCTTCAAAAGCATGGAAATTGGCTGAGAAAGGCATGTGTAGCTATGTTGTTTGCTACCTCTTCTCCCTTGCTTAGAAGAACAGACACCCCCATGTCCTTTATTTGTGTACCCCCGTTATTTTAGGGGATATTTCATTCTGTATAGGTTTATTCATCAGCAGCTACCGACTATGAAAATGACTCATCTTATTGGCTCTTTGGTAAAGCAGTTGGATAGCATACTAGCATCCATCTTCAAAGTTCACACTTGCAGATTTTCAAAGAAGCAAATTAACggtaagagtaaatttcacaaaatcttAGGTGTTGGGGCATCCGTAGGTAACACAACCTCAGTTATTGTGATTTATTTTGAGGaaccttatattttaaaacaacattTATTTAAAaccttatatttatataaaatactcgtattttattattatatatgattaGTTTACATGAATTCACATTAGTGGGCTCTTAAGTGCACATGCATTTTCTACCGTTCATGTATTCTCAATTTTGCACTCATAAAACTTGATAATCCTAATAGTTAACAACCTGGCAATCGgttaaaatatatacataaaaaatcaaaccataattgattaaaatatattagttaAATAAACGATATAATGTTGTACATGTGttttatgaaatattttatcTTAAATCTGGTATTCAATGAAACAAATAGTAAAACCTGGGTTTATACCAAAGGTTTtgtgaaaaatatgttttaatGCTTTTAAGatgtattattttcttttttaactaaaaaatatGTTAGTGCATTGCAATGGGTGAAATCCGGTGAACTTGCGTGGGATCCATCGTccttggtgaaaaaaaagaaatttgataCGAATAGTTTCCTGTGATTTCTTTAAAGTATGTAAGatgacaaataaataaatgatattttagataatagaaaaaTTCCTAGCCTTTGCTTAAAAAATCTACAACCACTTATATTACATTACATAATTCACTGAATGGAGAGCATAAATAAAGTAAGCACTTATTACATAATTCCCAGAATGGAGAGCATAAATAAAGGAAATGATATGTAATGAAGTAGGATGATGGATGAAGGTAGTTAGCATCAGACCATAACATTGGCAGGCTAATTAATCCAACCAACCTAACCAATAATAgacttaggccttgtttgattcagcttaggattattataatccagattattaggagtaaactGAAATAAACATATAGCTCATTACGATatattattacaatctataagatagtaatccactctaaaggtgcttttttaattattaggtggctaacagctaacaaacaactaataatccagagaaacaaacagctaacTGCTTATTCTATGccggcttattataatctagcttatagtaatctggctcaataatcgattataataatcttaagctgaagtACATGTTAGATTCTTATAGTTGTTAACAAGGTAACTTTGCTAACATGTAAGAAAGAGAGAAACATAGTGTTTGTTACGCATTACAACGGCTTAATATCAACTCTTAACGCTTATAAAATGAATTTTCGTTGTATGACaatgaagaaaaggaaagaaaaaaaatgaaatattgtTTTAGTGTATTAATTATGTAAGTTTTTTTATCGTCTCAACTATTATTATAAGATAAGATAATAGTTTCTAAAAGCCTCTACCAAGGCCTTGAATATGCTCTTATATGGATCCATCGAACCAAAATTAGATTAAGAAAGGATAATTACTCAATTAACCTTAGACCTAGAAGATTAAGTAATTAATCACACCTTGGGGTTTAGAAATAGAAATAGTTTCATAGCCCAGTGCAAGACAGGCCTAGCCAGCCCACATGAGAACAACCTAATTCATAGATGTAGACTATGTTACCCTGATA
The Oryza glaberrima chromosome 8, OglaRS2, whole genome shotgun sequence DNA segment above includes these coding regions:
- the LOC127782958 gene encoding uncharacterized protein LOC127782958 isoform X1 gives rise to the protein MRRSSKKSSSSAAAATAGDVQVNEKQNRKRKGVSTNLTSRKAQCGTTRGVSKEIERIDQLFYTYADSSSGMIDPEGIETLCSHLEVPHTDVRILMLAWKMGCEKQGYFTLDEWRSGLKALRADTINKLKKAFPELVQEVTRPSNFQDFYPYAFRYCLTEDKKKCIEIPVACELLNLVLGLQFRPQVDKLVNYLKHQSEYKVINMDQWMGFLRFCNEINFPSLDNYDSDLAWPLILDNFVEWLRENKS
- the LOC127782958 gene encoding uncharacterized protein LOC127782958 isoform X2 is translated as MRRSSKKSSSSAAAATAGTTRGVSKEIERIDQLFYTYADSSSGMIDPEGIETLCSHLEVPHTDVRILMLAWKMGCEKQGYFTLDEWRSGLKALRADTINKLKKAFPELVQEVTRPSNFQDFYPYAFRYCLTEDKKKCIEIPVACELLNLVLGLQFRPQVDKLVNYLKHQSEYKVINMDQWMGFLRFCNEINFPSLDNYDSDLAWPLILDNFVEWLRENKS